A genomic window from Alkalihalobacillus sp. AL-G includes:
- a CDS encoding ferredoxin, producing MPKYTIVDKETCIACGACGAAAPDIYDYDDEGIAFVTLDDNQGIVEIPDILHEDMTDAFEGCPTDSIKIADEPFDGDATKFE from the coding sequence ATGCCAAAGTACACAATTGTTGACAAAGAAACATGTATTGCTTGCGGAGCTTGTGGGGCTGCTGCACCGGATATCTATGATTACGATGATGAGGGGATTGCATTTGTAACACTCGATGATAACCAAGGAATCGTAGAAATTCCTGACATTCTACACGAGGATATGACAGATGCCTTTGAAGGATGTCCAACCGATTCAATAAAAATCGCTGATGAGCCATTCGATGGTGACGCGACTAAATTTGAATAG
- a CDS encoding response regulator, protein MEKEARVLVVDDEERIRKLLRMYLERENFEVIEAEDGETALTTANEEEFDLILLDLMLPEMDGIEVCEQLRKHKATPILMLTAKGEESNRVHGFEVGADDYVVKPFSPREVILRVKALLRRSTATKFLHTDTVSKDVLVFPKLTIDNDAHRVSADGKEISLTPKEYELLLYLAKTPDKVYSREQLLKDVWNYEFFGDLRTVDTHVKRLREKLNRASTAAASMISTVWGVGYKFEVDEQE, encoded by the coding sequence ATGGAAAAAGAAGCGAGAGTGCTAGTTGTCGATGATGAAGAACGTATTCGGAAGTTATTACGAATGTACCTTGAGCGGGAAAACTTTGAGGTTATAGAAGCAGAGGATGGAGAAACTGCACTTACCACAGCTAACGAGGAAGAGTTCGATTTAATTTTACTTGATCTGATGCTTCCTGAAATGGATGGTATCGAGGTATGTGAACAGCTAAGAAAACATAAAGCTACCCCAATACTCATGCTGACTGCGAAGGGTGAAGAATCAAATCGAGTTCATGGATTTGAAGTTGGTGCAGACGATTATGTTGTTAAACCATTCAGTCCGCGAGAGGTTATTTTACGTGTAAAAGCACTCTTACGCCGATCAACCGCAACAAAATTCCTACATACCGATACAGTTAGTAAAGATGTTCTTGTGTTTCCAAAATTAACGATTGACAATGACGCACATCGAGTCTCTGCCGATGGGAAGGAAATCAGCCTAACCCCAAAGGAATATGAACTGTTATTGTATTTAGCGAAAACGCCAGATAAAGTTTACTCCAGGGAACAGCTACTGAAAGATGTATGGAATTACGAATTTTTTGGAGATTTAAGGACCGTTGACACTCACGTTAAAAGACTAAGAGAGAAGCTGAACCGAGCTTCAACAGCTGCAGCATCTATGATTTCTACAGTGTGGGGTGTAGGATATAAATTTGAGGTAGACGAACAAGAATGA
- a CDS encoding immune inhibitor A domain-containing protein, with translation MNNWKKTLGVSTLAAGLLFGSFAPYASAQKPSTSEPQTEQFVLKDSPAPIDLGVANDERLIEYLIEQGKISNSLSPAAKEKALKDYLKKRASKSVKEDNGELHHETAENVNATREKLRNSAVLNGRGQKKGHQKEIDPIQKETWNGDVRSDNVLVLLVEYPDFPAANIIKQSTDMYYDEYTKEHYENMIFGENGYKGPGGEDLISVKQYYEQQSGGSYTIEGEVAGWYQAKHPAAYYGGNDPAPDGSDRAARSLVYEALVAAANDPTVDLGEYDQEDRYDLDGDGNYREPDGLIDHLMVVHSSVGEEAGGGKLGGDAIWSHRWNLGGVATLPGTTAEVGYWGGAMAAYDYTIEPADGAAGVFAHEYGHDLELPDEYDTMYSGAGEPVAYWSIMSSGSWAGDIPGTEPTGFSAWAKEFLQGYVGGNWLSGSTISSKDVTSAGTTVLLDQANDKGTNNDAVRIDLPQKETAVNTPYSGEYEYHSDKGNNLDNSLVTSVDLTNAGNAALTFKAWYEIEVDWDYASVQVKEAGTDQWVAIPGNLTTTTDPHGQNPGHGITGHSDGWVDAEFDLSAYAGKNIDLRINYWTDVAAVEQGFYADDLRLTVDGSEVLFDDAEGEAKFSLEGFKKDTGVFYSEHYYLLEWRNHEGVDEGLKHLRRGASLMEYDEGLLVWYVDGSVDNNWTGIHPGDGFLGVVDAHQETLKWSDGALASTRYQVNDATFGLDKTNAEFLDYRPLGLPGYDFYLRDESANAVPLFDDSFNYLNTGLPDSGRDIPTYGLKFRVLGQADDKSAAKIVIFK, from the coding sequence TTGAATAACTGGAAAAAGACATTAGGAGTGTCGACACTAGCAGCAGGATTACTGTTTGGCTCGTTCGCGCCGTATGCTTCGGCACAAAAACCAAGCACAAGCGAACCTCAAACAGAACAATTCGTACTTAAAGATAGCCCTGCACCGATTGACCTTGGTGTTGCTAACGACGAAAGATTGATTGAATATCTCATTGAACAGGGGAAAATTTCAAATAGCTTGAGCCCGGCAGCGAAGGAAAAAGCACTAAAAGACTACTTGAAAAAGCGTGCTTCTAAGAGTGTAAAAGAAGACAATGGCGAGCTTCACCATGAAACTGCTGAAAACGTCAATGCAACACGCGAAAAGCTACGAAACAGTGCTGTATTGAATGGTAGGGGCCAAAAGAAAGGCCACCAAAAAGAGATCGATCCAATTCAAAAGGAAACGTGGAATGGCGATGTCCGATCTGACAACGTGCTCGTATTATTGGTCGAATATCCGGACTTCCCAGCTGCGAACATCATAAAACAATCTACAGACATGTACTATGATGAATACACGAAAGAACACTATGAAAATATGATCTTCGGTGAAAATGGATATAAAGGTCCTGGCGGAGAAGACTTGATTTCTGTCAAGCAATACTATGAGCAACAGTCAGGAGGAAGCTATACGATTGAAGGAGAAGTGGCAGGCTGGTATCAAGCAAAGCATCCTGCAGCTTATTATGGCGGCAATGATCCTGCTCCGGATGGAAGCGATAGAGCTGCTAGATCACTAGTTTACGAGGCGTTGGTTGCAGCAGCTAACGACCCTACTGTTGATCTTGGCGAGTACGATCAGGAAGACCGTTATGATCTCGATGGAGACGGTAATTACCGTGAGCCGGACGGATTAATTGACCACCTTATGGTTGTTCACTCCAGTGTGGGAGAAGAAGCAGGTGGAGGTAAGCTAGGCGGAGATGCGATCTGGTCACACCGTTGGAATCTTGGCGGCGTAGCAACACTTCCAGGAACAACCGCAGAAGTCGGCTACTGGGGCGGTGCAATGGCTGCCTATGACTACACGATTGAACCAGCCGATGGTGCTGCTGGAGTTTTTGCTCACGAATACGGGCACGATCTAGAGCTTCCGGATGAATATGACACCATGTACTCTGGGGCTGGTGAACCGGTAGCGTATTGGTCGATTATGTCAAGTGGTAGCTGGGCTGGGGATATCCCTGGAACAGAGCCAACTGGCTTCAGTGCTTGGGCTAAGGAATTTTTACAAGGATACGTTGGCGGTAACTGGTTAAGCGGTAGTACAATCTCATCAAAAGATGTAACTTCTGCTGGGACGACAGTATTGCTGGACCAAGCGAACGATAAGGGTACAAACAACGATGCTGTAAGAATCGATCTTCCACAGAAAGAAACGGCAGTTAACACTCCGTATAGTGGAGAATACGAATACCACAGCGACAAAGGGAACAACCTAGATAACTCCCTTGTCACTTCAGTTGATTTAACAAATGCAGGTAATGCAGCACTAACCTTTAAAGCTTGGTATGAAATTGAAGTAGATTGGGATTATGCATCGGTTCAAGTTAAGGAAGCTGGAACTGATCAGTGGGTTGCAATTCCAGGTAATTTGACGACAACTACGGATCCACATGGGCAAAACCCTGGTCATGGTATTACCGGACACTCTGACGGATGGGTTGATGCAGAATTCGATTTATCTGCTTATGCAGGAAAGAATATTGATTTAAGAATTAATTACTGGACTGATGTGGCAGCGGTTGAACAAGGCTTCTATGCAGACGATCTTCGTCTTACTGTCGATGGAAGCGAAGTATTGTTCGATGATGCAGAAGGTGAAGCTAAATTCAGTCTTGAAGGATTCAAAAAGGATACAGGTGTTTTCTATTCTGAGCATTACTATCTTCTCGAATGGAGAAATCACGAGGGTGTCGATGAAGGTTTAAAACATTTACGCCGTGGTGCTTCATTAATGGAATATGACGAAGGTTTACTTGTATGGTATGTTGATGGATCAGTTGACAATAACTGGACCGGAATTCATCCAGGAGATGGATTCCTCGGCGTTGTGGATGCACATCAGGAAACATTGAAGTGGAGCGATGGAGCTTTGGCTTCAACACGTTATCAAGTGAATGATGCGACGTTCGGACTTGATAAGACGAACGCTGAATTCCTTGACTACCGCCCTCTTGGATTACCTGGATACGACTTTTATTTAAGAGATGAAAGTGCAAACGCAGTTCCATTGTTTGATGATTCGTTCAACTATCTGAATACTGGCTTACCTGACTCAGGTAGAGACATCCCGACTTACGGGTTGAAATTCAGAGTACTTGGTCAAGCTGATGATAAGTCTGCTGCCAAAATTGTAATTTTTAAATAA
- the serA gene encoding phosphoglycerate dehydrogenase gives MYKVVISDPISNDGLTPLIEDQSIHLIKKNIYEIPSKKDIHAIIVRSSTNVTRKLIEDMPDLKIIARAGVGVDNIDIDTATQHGIVVVNAPDGNTISTAEHTFAMMLSMLRKIPQANHSVRNKEWNRSEFIGHEVHGKQLGIIGFGRIGTELAKRALAFHMSVQVYDPFLTKERAEKLQIENVDLEELLRTSDVITVHTPLNNETRGLINKNTLSITKKGAFLLNCARGGIIDENDLVSSLNDGDIAGAAIDVFTEEPSSNMALIEHPNVIATPHIAASTIEAQYQVARQVSEDVGNFLEGQPVRNAINYPATSKEIHDFIYPYVELSQRLGRFLSRCTLKPVSEIQLSYSGDLTNYETTSVSRGFLAGFLNSRVDQPVNIINANVIAKQRGITHGETKASETFGYSNMIEVTVKGEFGVTTIRGTVLPGLGGRVISLNGFDIDFTPKGHLVFITHYDHPGVIGRVGRVLGDHRINIATMQVGRKELGGYAAMVLTFDESLSESVIQSLQQTEAISTVTAISIN, from the coding sequence ATGTATAAAGTGGTCATTAGTGATCCGATCAGTAATGATGGTCTAACCCCGTTAATCGAAGACCAAAGCATACACCTCATCAAGAAAAACATATATGAAATTCCATCAAAAAAAGACATACACGCGATCATCGTCCGTAGTAGCACCAATGTTACTCGAAAGTTAATCGAAGATATGCCTGACTTGAAAATTATTGCAAGAGCTGGAGTAGGTGTCGATAATATTGACATCGATACAGCTACCCAACATGGTATTGTCGTCGTAAATGCCCCTGATGGCAATACGATTTCAACCGCTGAACATACCTTTGCAATGATGTTATCGATGCTCAGAAAAATCCCACAGGCAAATCATTCTGTCCGTAACAAAGAGTGGAATCGCTCCGAATTCATCGGCCATGAAGTACATGGGAAACAGCTTGGAATCATTGGTTTCGGACGTATTGGTACAGAGCTTGCCAAAAGGGCACTTGCCTTTCACATGAGTGTACAAGTGTACGATCCTTTTCTTACTAAAGAGCGCGCTGAAAAGCTTCAAATCGAAAATGTTGACCTCGAAGAGCTCTTAAGGACATCTGATGTGATCACCGTACACACCCCGCTAAATAATGAAACTAGGGGACTGATCAACAAAAATACGCTTTCGATTACTAAAAAAGGTGCATTCCTGCTCAATTGTGCCCGTGGGGGCATCATAGATGAAAACGACTTAGTTTCTTCCTTAAATGATGGTGACATCGCTGGAGCTGCGATTGATGTTTTCACAGAGGAGCCATCTAGTAACATGGCATTAATTGAACATCCAAATGTCATAGCTACCCCGCATATTGCCGCATCAACAATCGAAGCGCAATATCAGGTCGCCCGGCAGGTCAGTGAGGACGTTGGAAACTTCCTTGAAGGTCAGCCTGTAAGAAATGCAATTAATTACCCAGCAACGTCTAAGGAAATCCACGATTTCATTTATCCATATGTTGAGCTTTCTCAGCGTTTAGGAAGGTTTCTCTCTCGGTGCACATTAAAGCCTGTGTCTGAAATACAACTCAGTTATTCTGGTGATTTAACGAATTATGAAACAACTTCTGTTTCTAGAGGGTTTTTAGCTGGTTTTCTTAATTCAAGAGTTGATCAACCTGTAAATATCATAAATGCGAATGTGATTGCCAAACAGCGTGGGATAACCCATGGTGAAACAAAAGCATCTGAAACGTTCGGTTATTCCAATATGATTGAAGTCACTGTAAAAGGAGAATTTGGTGTAACAACAATTCGCGGAACAGTACTTCCTGGTTTAGGTGGTAGAGTAATCTCCTTGAACGGATTTGATATTGACTTCACGCCAAAGGGGCACCTGGTTTTCATCACTCATTATGACCACCCCGGTGTGATTGGGAGAGTCGGAAGAGTATTAGGCGATCATCGGATAAATATTGCAACGATGCAGGTTGGAAGAAAAGAGCTTGGTGGTTACGCTGCAATGGTATTAACATTTGATGAATCATTATCTGAATCCGTTATTCAATCGCTTCAACAAACTGAAGCAATTTCCACAGTTACTGCGATATCGATCAATTAG
- the ccsB gene encoding c-type cytochrome biogenesis protein CcsB, whose amino-acid sequence MAQISSNLLYLAFFIYMIATVAFVVSLTITKNEHKEQNSNKWSKVGYVLSIIGFLSQLGYFITRWIAAGHAPVSNLFEFTTFFGMMMVFGFIVIYAIYRLNVLGVFAMLIALLVIAYASMFPREIEPLIPALQSNWLKIHVTTVALGEGILAISFVAGLIYLIAKIDQTRVTLKSCMLEFVNYSILSALGFILVTILFGSMNYEVSFQWVNEQEQQANLTYQMPAIAGPHDGQKLTEDRFGPLFEAPAWMEGVDAPKKLNTFIWSLFSGLILYGIAWLLLRKRIGAAIQPALKSVNLRLVDEISYRAVAIGFPVFALGGLIFAMIWAQVAWTRFWGWDPKEVWALITFLFYAAYLHLRLTRGWHGEKSAWLCVVGFIIIMFNLIAVNLVIAGLHSYA is encoded by the coding sequence ATGGCTCAAATAAGTAGTAATTTATTGTACCTTGCATTTTTCATTTATATGATCGCTACGGTCGCTTTCGTTGTTTCATTGACAATAACAAAGAACGAACACAAAGAACAAAATTCCAACAAGTGGAGTAAAGTGGGCTATGTCCTTTCGATAATTGGGTTCCTTTCCCAACTTGGCTATTTTATTACGAGATGGATTGCAGCAGGGCATGCTCCAGTTAGTAACTTGTTTGAATTTACAACCTTCTTCGGGATGATGATGGTGTTTGGCTTTATTGTGATTTATGCCATTTACCGGTTGAATGTACTTGGCGTATTTGCGATGCTGATTGCCTTACTTGTAATTGCATATGCAAGTATGTTTCCAAGGGAAATTGAACCGCTCATCCCTGCACTACAGAGTAACTGGCTGAAGATCCATGTAACAACAGTGGCTCTTGGTGAAGGAATTCTAGCAATCAGTTTTGTTGCAGGTTTGATTTACCTCATTGCAAAAATTGATCAGACGCGGGTAACACTGAAATCATGTATGTTAGAATTTGTCAATTATTCAATACTTAGTGCTCTCGGTTTTATTTTAGTGACAATCCTATTTGGATCCATGAACTATGAAGTAAGTTTCCAATGGGTGAACGAACAAGAACAACAAGCAAATTTAACCTATCAAATGCCTGCGATTGCAGGTCCACATGACGGCCAAAAATTGACGGAAGACCGTTTTGGACCGCTTTTCGAGGCTCCAGCATGGATGGAAGGTGTCGATGCACCGAAGAAGTTGAACACATTCATCTGGTCTTTGTTTAGTGGCTTAATTCTGTATGGAATAGCGTGGCTTTTGCTAAGAAAGCGGATAGGTGCTGCCATTCAACCTGCATTGAAAAGCGTCAACCTCCGTTTAGTTGATGAAATCAGCTATCGCGCGGTTGCTATTGGATTCCCAGTTTTCGCGCTTGGTGGATTGATATTCGCTATGATATGGGCTCAGGTCGCCTGGACACGTTTCTGGGGATGGGATCCGAAAGAGGTTTGGGCACTTATTACCTTTCTCTTTTACGCAGCCTACCTGCATTTGCGACTGACAAGGGGATGGCATGGAGAGAAATCAGCTTGGCTTTGTGTCGTCGGGTTCATCATCATCATGTTTAACTTAATTGCTGTTAACCTTGTAATTGCTGGGTTACACTCGTACGCTTAA
- a CDS encoding ATP-binding protein — MIWRSVVGKLWGTILLLVSVVLFILTILLLQFFENFIVEDAKVQLSQLAVSLSEVIEEEEELDQSIETVSALVNAHSSNLVIVGEGTRYSHASDKSELPILPYKMFQSNEELSAVLKNGDPVSVQGDFPITRNGETQHNEILIVGVPVQLTPNEQGAVYIYQSLELIEETTQKAKQIIYLSAGIAIILTTIFAFFLSTRITAPLRRMREAALEVAQGKFDTKVPILTHDEIGELALSFNRMGRQLKNYINALSQEKEQHSSILSSMADGVITFDQKGKILVTNPPAERFIQAWYYENGMREQVGEEVPEQIKELFRRVVNLEKEQMGEVSLQGRSWVVVMTPLYNQSYVRGAVAVFRDMTEERQNDKLRKDFIANVSHELRTPIAMLQGYSEAIIDDIAGTEEEKKDIAQIIYDESLRMGRLVNELLDLARMEAGHVSLEVIDIQTVEFFERVVHKFQGLSRERNVGIELELPYKGAVFAADPDRLEQVMTNLIDNAIRHTSSGGIVYVTVIDRKIGLSVEVTDTGSGIPEEDIPFVFERFYKADKARTRGRSGTGLGLAIVKNIIEGHGGKISVHSKMNEGTTFSFFLPRKE; from the coding sequence ATGATTTGGAGAAGTGTTGTCGGAAAGCTGTGGGGGACAATCCTATTACTCGTTTCGGTCGTTCTCTTCATCCTTACTATTCTTCTATTACAATTTTTTGAGAACTTTATCGTAGAGGACGCAAAGGTACAGCTTTCTCAGCTTGCTGTTTCTCTCTCAGAAGTGATTGAGGAAGAGGAAGAACTTGATCAATCGATTGAAACTGTTTCGGCACTCGTGAATGCTCATTCAAGTAATCTTGTCATCGTCGGGGAAGGTACGAGATATTCCCATGCATCAGATAAATCTGAATTGCCGATTCTTCCTTACAAGATGTTTCAAAGCAATGAAGAACTTTCGGCGGTGCTGAAAAATGGGGATCCGGTCAGTGTCCAAGGGGATTTTCCGATTACGAGAAACGGTGAAACTCAACACAACGAGATACTGATTGTGGGAGTACCTGTTCAATTAACTCCAAATGAACAAGGCGCCGTATACATTTATCAATCACTTGAATTAATTGAAGAAACGACCCAAAAAGCAAAACAAATCATTTATTTGTCAGCTGGAATCGCCATTATCCTTACTACGATATTCGCCTTTTTCCTTTCAACAAGAATAACTGCTCCATTACGAAGAATGCGAGAAGCTGCGCTGGAGGTTGCCCAAGGGAAATTTGATACGAAGGTACCTATTTTAACCCATGATGAAATCGGCGAACTTGCCTTGTCGTTCAACCGAATGGGCAGACAATTGAAAAATTATATCAATGCCCTAAGTCAAGAAAAGGAACAGCATTCAAGCATCTTAAGCAGTATGGCAGATGGTGTAATCACCTTTGACCAAAAAGGGAAAATCCTCGTTACCAATCCTCCTGCAGAACGCTTCATTCAAGCATGGTACTATGAAAATGGTATGCGCGAACAAGTAGGCGAAGAGGTTCCTGAACAAATTAAGGAGCTCTTTCGTCGAGTGGTTAATCTTGAAAAAGAGCAAATGGGCGAAGTTAGTCTACAGGGGAGAAGCTGGGTAGTCGTAATGACACCTCTGTATAATCAGTCTTACGTTCGTGGGGCAGTGGCGGTTTTCCGAGACATGACGGAAGAAAGACAGAATGATAAGCTTCGCAAAGACTTCATCGCAAACGTTTCACATGAATTGCGGACTCCGATCGCAATGCTGCAGGGCTACAGTGAAGCGATTATCGATGACATTGCAGGAACCGAAGAAGAGAAGAAAGATATTGCACAAATCATTTATGATGAATCGTTAAGAATGGGACGTCTCGTCAATGAACTGCTGGACCTGGCACGTATGGAAGCGGGACATGTGTCATTGGAAGTCATCGACATTCAGACAGTAGAATTTTTTGAGCGGGTCGTCCATAAGTTCCAAGGACTTTCAAGAGAACGTAATGTTGGTATTGAATTGGAGCTGCCTTATAAAGGTGCTGTTTTCGCCGCTGATCCAGATCGATTAGAACAGGTTATGACGAACTTGATAGATAACGCAATACGTCACACCAGTTCAGGCGGGATCGTATATGTAACCGTAATTGATCGAAAAATCGGCCTATCGGTTGAAGTTACTGATACTGGCTCTGGTATACCGGAAGAAGATATCCCCTTTGTGTTTGAACGTTTTTATAAAGCGGATAAAGCCAGAACGAGGGGACGATCAGGAACTGGGCTTGGGCTTGCGATCGTTAAAAATATCATTGAAGGACATGGCGGAAAGATATCTGTCCATAGCAAAATGAACGAAGGAACGACATTTTCATTCTTCCTGCCTCGAAAAGAATAG
- a CDS encoding histidinol-phosphatase produces MLTDYHNHLEKGTLTIDYLTQFTDAATNKGIDEFGISEHAYHFYQTANILSNPWVDERRYYDMKDYISLFHDAWNKGIDVRMSIEMDYTPGKHKEMAEFINRYDFDYVIGSIHWVEDFGIDLSEFKQEWDRRDITDVYRGYFDQVITLAESNLFDILGHFDLVKMFNHIPTDTEFLLEQYERATDALKQSKTCIEISTAGLRKPVSEIYPHEDLLRICYKKGIPIVLSSDAHYPEHVGYQYDAAIGLAKNIGYTHLMTFDKGKRKEVPIG; encoded by the coding sequence ATGTTAACCGATTACCATAATCATTTGGAAAAAGGAACGTTAACCATTGATTATTTGACTCAATTTACTGATGCTGCTACCAACAAGGGAATCGATGAGTTTGGGATTTCAGAGCACGCATACCACTTTTATCAAACGGCCAACATACTTTCTAATCCTTGGGTTGACGAACGCCGTTACTATGATATGAAAGATTATATTTCTCTTTTTCATGACGCTTGGAACAAAGGAATCGATGTAAGAATGTCGATTGAAATGGATTATACACCAGGCAAACATAAAGAAATGGCTGAATTTATAAACCGGTATGACTTCGACTATGTGATCGGTTCAATCCACTGGGTCGAGGATTTTGGAATTGACCTTAGCGAATTTAAACAAGAATGGGATCGTAGAGATATTACCGATGTGTACCGAGGCTATTTCGATCAAGTAATTACACTTGCTGAATCAAACCTTTTCGATATTCTAGGACACTTTGATCTTGTGAAAATGTTCAACCATATACCAACCGACACGGAATTTTTACTCGAACAGTATGAGCGGGCAACCGATGCATTGAAGCAATCCAAAACATGTATTGAAATTAGTACGGCCGGTCTGCGTAAACCAGTTTCAGAGATTTATCCACATGAGGATCTACTCCGGATTTGCTACAAAAAAGGCATTCCGATCGTCTTATCTTCGGACGCCCATTATCCTGAACATGTTGGGTATCAATACGATGCCGCAATCGGACTCGCAAAAAATATAGGCTACACACACTTGATGACATTCGACAAAGGTAAAAGAAAAGAAGTTCCGATCGGATGA
- a CDS encoding peptidoglycan DD-metalloendopeptidase family protein, translated as MTKKTIWFTVFITFILFFIIHTDYASANDNNGKQQWGWPVNGELTDHFGTRGGSHYGIDIAAPYGTEITVVQDGTVVKSYFSGSYGNVVFVRHPDGYETVYAHMSRRLVQKGEKLKRGTVIGAVGNTGHSRGNHLHFEVHKGEWNIHKTMAVNPLVYIDQIGEQVAVNTETNTEVSDTNSHVIVVEDGDTLWELSKQYEVTVDELKEWNQLNTDLIVIGQKLKVSQPKNDKIVMTRGSKHVPEDKQIRDNNQTNQTEMQIAQGQGEEVQFTPFDRKNEELKSDEVAIVSEHPLPLIVDIVS; from the coding sequence ATGACAAAAAAAACAATTTGGTTTACTGTGTTTATCACATTTATACTCTTTTTCATCATACATACGGATTATGCATCTGCAAATGATAACAACGGAAAGCAACAGTGGGGATGGCCGGTTAATGGAGAATTGACGGATCATTTTGGGACACGTGGAGGATCCCATTATGGAATTGATATCGCTGCTCCATATGGAACTGAAATCACAGTTGTGCAGGACGGAACAGTTGTCAAATCGTATTTTTCGGGATCGTATGGAAATGTCGTTTTTGTTCGCCATCCAGATGGTTATGAGACGGTCTATGCCCATATGAGCAGAAGGCTTGTTCAAAAAGGTGAAAAGCTAAAAAGAGGAACAGTAATTGGAGCAGTCGGCAATACAGGCCATTCACGAGGAAACCACCTTCATTTTGAAGTTCATAAAGGGGAGTGGAATATACATAAAACTATGGCAGTAAACCCGCTCGTATATATCGATCAGATCGGTGAGCAGGTTGCTGTCAACACCGAAACGAACACAGAAGTTTCCGATACGAACTCACATGTAATTGTCGTTGAGGATGGAGATACGTTATGGGAACTTTCAAAGCAATACGAAGTAACTGTTGATGAACTAAAGGAATGGAATCAGCTTAATACAGATTTAATCGTGATCGGTCAAAAGCTTAAGGTATCTCAACCAAAGAATGATAAAATTGTAATGACACGCGGCAGTAAACATGTACCGGAAGATAAGCAAATCCGGGACAATAACCAGACGAACCAGACGGAAATGCAAATAGCACAAGGGCAAGGGGAAGAAGTGCAGTTTACACCCTTTGACAGGAAAAATGAAGAATTGAAAAGTGATGAGGTTGCAATTGTAAGCGAACACCCACTGCCACTTATCGTTGACATCGTTTCCTGA